A window of the Cryptococcus neoformans var. neoformans B-3501A chromosome 9, whole genome shotgun sequence genome harbors these coding sequences:
- a CDS encoding hypothetical protein (Match to ESTs gb|CF194111.1|CF194111, gb|CF192764.1|CF192764; HMMPfam hit to CFEM, CFEM domain, score: 42.4, E(): 1.3e-09), with protein sequence MRVTTLVSAASLLAVATATPLVVRQNATAPQCAEDCFADVDTIESICSSGDVACYCTDPMIVGYLRSCLSSSCSTENVNNAIYYGEEVCAANGADVSMRDDGSSTTGSSSATAGSTPSSTSSSYESISSASETTFTSANSAAASESLSVSGTESAPIAAQTSQVSSSETPTTKSASTSVGETSSVSSSVVDETTSTNSATSESQTSSSSSEESSAVAAASTSTSASASVSSPTSTSSSSSSSSAPSSTSSESDASSNVASTVSLITSASSETATTAASGLAASSVSTSSGERMIAGTTGVMVATMLALFVI encoded by the exons ATGAGAGTTACAACCCTCGTCTCGGCTGCTTCGCTGCTCGCTGTA GCCACAGCCACTCCACTTGTGGTTCGTCAGAATGCTACAGCTCCCCAATGCGCAGAAGATTGTTTCGCCGATGTGGACACAATTGAA TCTATTTGTTCCTCAGGTGACGTTGCATGTTATTGTACGGATCCCATGATCGTTGGTTACCTTCGTTCGTGCCTGTCTTCAAGCTGCAGC ACTGAAAATGTCAACAACGCAATCTACTATGGCGAGGAAGTATGTGCTGCCAATGGTGCGGATGTTTCTATGCGTGATGACGGGTCGTCAACGACcggctcctcttccgccactGCTGGCTCCACACCATCCTCAACGTCATCATCCTATGAATCAATTTCGTCAGCCAGTGAGACCACTTTCACTAGTGCCAACTCGGCCGCTGCTTCCGAGAGTTTGTCGGTCTCTGGCACTGAGTCTGCTCCGATAGCTGCGCAAACGTCCCAAGTGTCTAGCAGTGAAACTCCTACTACCAAGTCTGCGTCTAC ATCCGTTGGCGAGACAAGCAGCGTTTCCTCCTCCGTTGTTGATGAAACTACATCTACCAA CTCTGCTACGTCAGAAAGTCagacttcttcatcatcttccgaaGAAAGCTCTGCTGTCGCTGCAGCTAGCACTTCTACATCTGCGTCAGCCTCAGTATCGTCTcccacatccacatcctcttcctcttctagTTCTTCCGCCCCGTCATCTACATCTTCTGAGAGTGACGCATCTTCGAATGTTGCTTCCACTGTCTCTCTAATCacctcagcttcttcagagACCGCCACTACTGCTGCATCTGGACTGGCTGCTTCTAGTGTTTCCACTTCTAGTGGTGAACGAATGATTGCAGGTACCACCGGCGTGATGGTTGCCACAATGTTGGCTCTGTTTGTGATCTAA